A single region of the Gracilibacillus caseinilyticus genome encodes:
- a CDS encoding nuclease-related domain-containing protein has product MRRKPLELRVYEYISRRKSLSEAESNKYRKLRRGYEGEVQFESYLTGLSDKLISIGDIWLSHNGKAFQIDHLLFGKNTLYLYEIKNFPGEYYYKNDKFYVRSGKLMDDPLTQLQRCETLFVQLLEQMRVNVPIQASVVFVNPECTLFQAPISSRIILPTQLNYYFKQFQELNKLHPTFYKLAEKLNTVRLAEPPYQQFPVCHYQELKKRYSL; this is encoded by the coding sequence ATGCGCAGGAAACCGTTGGAGTTGCGAGTCTATGAATATATAAGTCGCAGAAAAAGTCTATCAGAGGCAGAATCAAATAAATACCGAAAGTTGCGAAGAGGTTATGAAGGGGAGGTGCAGTTTGAATCATATTTAACGGGATTATCCGATAAACTTATCTCGATAGGTGATATCTGGTTATCGCATAACGGCAAAGCTTTTCAAATTGATCATCTTCTATTCGGCAAGAACACCCTCTATCTGTATGAGATCAAAAACTTTCCCGGGGAATATTATTACAAAAACGACAAATTTTATGTCCGCTCTGGAAAGTTGATGGACGATCCTTTAACACAATTACAGCGATGTGAAACGTTATTTGTCCAATTGCTGGAGCAGATGCGTGTGAATGTTCCGATCCAAGCATCTGTAGTGTTTGTAAACCCTGAATGTACCTTGTTTCAAGCTCCTATCTCATCTCGAATTATATTACCTACCCAACTGAACTACTACTTCAAACAGTTTCAAGAACTGAATAAGCTCCATCCCACATTTTATAAATTGGCAGAAAAACTGAATACGGTCCGCCTGGCAGAACCGCCTTATCAACAGTTCCCCGTATGCCACTATCAAGAATTGAAAAAAAGGTATTCCCTGTAA
- a CDS encoding thioredoxin family protein yields the protein MAFTLELGQKAPDFSLTATDGKTYSLADFENAKVLVVFFTCNHCPFVVGSDEVTRKTAEKFAAQGVQFVGINANSVKTKPNDSFKGMVERMEEKQFPWVYVRDESQEVAKKYGALRTPHFFVFDEDRNLVYTGRGLDNPRESEKATVNDLENAIAEHLAGEKVSTPLTNPLGCNVKWDGKDEHWMPAEACDLVPSR from the coding sequence ATGGCTTTTACGTTAGAGCTTGGGCAAAAAGCACCGGATTTTTCATTGACGGCTACGGATGGCAAGACGTACAGTTTAGCTGATTTCGAAAATGCGAAAGTGTTAGTGGTTTTCTTTACGTGCAATCATTGTCCATTTGTGGTTGGGTCGGATGAGGTGACACGGAAAACGGCGGAGAAGTTTGCGGCGCAAGGTGTTCAGTTTGTCGGTATCAATGCGAATAGTGTGAAGACGAAGCCAAATGATTCATTCAAGGGTATGGTAGAACGCATGGAGGAAAAACAATTCCCATGGGTATATGTACGTGATGAATCCCAGGAAGTGGCGAAAAAATATGGTGCATTGCGCACGCCTCATTTTTTTGTGTTTGATGAAGATCGAAACTTGGTATACACAGGTCGTGGTCTGGATAATCCGCGTGAATCGGAAAAGGCTACTGTCAATGATCTGGAAAATGCGATAGCCGAACATTTAGCTGGTGAGAAAGTTAGTACACCTCTTACTAATCCACTAGGCTGTAATGTGAAATGGGATGGCAAGGATGAGCATTGGATGCCGGCGGAGGCATGTGACCTTGTTCCATCTAGGTAA
- a CDS encoding ABC transporter substrate-binding protein: MKNLGGLWKCSFLFVSVAVLLVLAACGSDKEGNAQTGEEVSETTVTNAGEEVTETESVKIVLNWFAQAGHGGIYTADGQGFFQDNGLEVTIEPGGPQISSVQMVASGSAQFGLVHGDQLLMAKNQGIDLVALATIYQNSPQAMMTHKGHEIEDFGDINGRTAFIQPGIAYWEYFKGKYELSDVNELAFTGDHSNFINDEESVNQVYVTGEPFFMEQQGIETETKLISESGYNPYQYVLYVTKDYLAENEETVEKFVSAFVEGWNYFRETPDETLEAIHEMNPDKSMEAFEYEMEVGKDFIYVDDAEDKGFGYMSEERWSALIDQLTEAGVLEVDIEAADIFTNDYLPGS, encoded by the coding sequence ATGAAAAATCTTGGGGGACTTTGGAAATGTAGTTTCTTGTTTGTGAGTGTAGCCGTGTTATTGGTTTTGGCGGCTTGTGGCAGTGATAAGGAAGGCAACGCGCAAACAGGCGAAGAAGTATCGGAAACAACGGTGACAAATGCAGGAGAAGAAGTAACAGAAACAGAATCTGTTAAAATCGTATTGAACTGGTTTGCACAAGCGGGACATGGTGGTATTTATACAGCAGATGGTCAAGGTTTCTTTCAAGATAACGGTTTGGAAGTAACGATTGAGCCTGGAGGACCACAAATTTCATCGGTGCAAATGGTTGCATCAGGTTCTGCACAGTTTGGCTTGGTGCATGGTGACCAATTATTAATGGCTAAAAATCAGGGCATAGACTTAGTGGCATTAGCAACCATCTATCAGAACAGTCCGCAAGCCATGATGACTCATAAAGGACATGAGATTGAAGATTTTGGTGACATTAATGGTCGAACTGCTTTTATTCAACCGGGTATTGCTTATTGGGAATATTTTAAAGGAAAATATGAATTAAGCGACGTAAACGAACTTGCTTTTACTGGAGATCATAGTAATTTTATTAATGATGAAGAATCTGTTAACCAAGTCTATGTCACAGGAGAACCTTTCTTTATGGAACAGCAAGGCATTGAAACAGAGACGAAGTTAATTTCCGAGTCAGGTTACAACCCGTATCAATATGTGTTATACGTAACAAAGGATTACCTGGCAGAAAATGAAGAGACAGTAGAAAAATTCGTATCTGCTTTTGTGGAGGGCTGGAATTACTTCCGAGAAACACCGGATGAAACTTTAGAAGCAATTCATGAAATGAATCCTGATAAATCAATGGAAGCCTTTGAATATGAAATGGAAGTTGGTAAAGACTTCATTTATGTAGACGATGCAGAGGATAAGGGGTTTGGTTATATGTCAGAGGAAAGATGGTCTGCATTAATTGATCAATTAACAGAAGCAGGGGTATTAGAAGTGGATATCGAAGCAGCGGATATCTTCACTAATGATTATCTGCCAGGTTCATAG
- a CDS encoding SDR family NAD(P)-dependent oxidoreductase, translating to MEISDKVAVITGAASGIGLATAKLLAEKGAKVVVADYNNEAGEAAKQEIANSGAEAIFVDADVSKEEDVKKMIRSAVEQFGQVDIIFNNAGIGVQGMTHELSYEDYHKVIAINQDGVFFGSKYAVQEMLKTGGGVIINTASILGSVGEPTAFAYNASKGAVNLMTKSLALQYAKDNIRVNAIAPGYVESGMVNKESLGDYYDGLVAKHPIGRLGRPEEIASAVAFVVENDFVTGTTIMVDGGYTAQ from the coding sequence ATGGAGATCAGTGATAAAGTAGCTGTCATCACAGGAGCAGCATCTGGAATTGGATTGGCAACGGCCAAACTACTTGCGGAAAAAGGGGCCAAAGTAGTAGTTGCCGACTATAACAATGAAGCTGGCGAAGCAGCCAAACAGGAAATAGCGAACAGCGGTGCAGAAGCCATATTTGTGGATGCAGATGTATCGAAGGAAGAAGATGTAAAGAAAATGATCCGCTCTGCAGTCGAACAATTTGGACAAGTGGACATTATATTTAACAATGCCGGAATCGGCGTACAGGGAATGACGCATGAGCTGTCATATGAAGACTATCATAAAGTCATCGCTATCAATCAGGACGGAGTGTTCTTCGGTTCAAAATATGCCGTCCAGGAAATGCTGAAAACAGGTGGCGGAGTGATCATCAATACCGCTTCTATTCTCGGTAGTGTTGGAGAGCCGACTGCATTTGCCTATAATGCCTCAAAAGGCGCCGTTAACTTGATGACCAAATCGCTCGCCCTGCAATACGCGAAGGATAATATTCGTGTAAATGCCATCGCTCCGGGATATGTGGAATCAGGTATGGTTAACAAAGAAAGCCTTGGCGATTATTATGATGGATTAGTGGCGAAACACCCAATTGGCCGACTCGGACGTCCAGAAGAAATCGCCTCAGCTGTCGCCTTTGTGGTAGAAAATGATTTTGTAACTGGAACTACGATTATGGTCGATGGTGGATATACTGCGCAATAA
- a CDS encoding amidohydrolase family protein, translating into MVNVIKNVKIAGEWKDLIIKEGMIKEIKAASNVADTDSYDARGLLYLPAFQDMHCHLDKHLVGEQWRSLQPFITLPKQLQFEKSLLETMENDVNTRVRLMAELMLQHGTTKIRTHVDIDRTLGLKHLEAVVELRKQMKGIMEIEIVAFPQQGLLLSDSVDVAKDALRNGADLIGGVDPAGLEKRVDASLETMFSLSKEFAKGIDLHLHDPGHLGKYTIDRVTELTKQAKQEANVAVSHAYCLGMLSDDELQDTYQALRENDISIISSVPIDRPMPRLQSMIDNEISFLVGTDNIQDAWSPFGDGDILRRGSRLAEKNGWVTDEQLIAAYSYITGRSLEPVIGEKADFVLVDAQNIQQAMAIVPRREAVFAGGNVIAEKGELLDNCR; encoded by the coding sequence TTGGTAAATGTAATAAAAAACGTCAAAATCGCAGGTGAATGGAAAGATTTAATCATTAAGGAAGGCATGATAAAGGAAATAAAAGCAGCATCCAACGTTGCTGATACAGATAGTTACGATGCAAGAGGTCTCCTTTATTTACCGGCATTTCAAGATATGCACTGTCATTTAGATAAGCATCTTGTGGGAGAACAATGGCGATCATTGCAACCATTTATCACGCTGCCGAAACAATTGCAGTTTGAAAAAAGCTTACTAGAAACAATGGAGAATGACGTTAATACCCGTGTACGATTGATGGCCGAGTTAATGTTACAACATGGTACGACAAAAATTCGTACTCATGTGGATATTGATCGAACGTTAGGTTTAAAACATCTTGAAGCAGTTGTCGAGCTTCGGAAGCAAATGAAAGGAATAATGGAAATCGAAATTGTTGCATTTCCTCAGCAAGGTTTATTGTTATCTGATTCGGTTGATGTGGCGAAAGATGCACTCCGTAATGGTGCAGATCTTATCGGTGGTGTTGATCCGGCTGGGCTGGAGAAACGTGTGGATGCCAGTCTGGAAACAATGTTCTCCTTAAGTAAAGAGTTTGCAAAAGGGATTGATTTGCATTTGCACGATCCTGGACATCTCGGGAAATACACGATTGACCGTGTTACAGAATTAACCAAGCAAGCGAAGCAGGAAGCAAATGTAGCTGTCAGTCATGCCTACTGTCTTGGCATGTTAAGTGACGATGAGTTACAAGATACTTATCAAGCATTGCGAGAAAACGATATTTCGATTATTTCCAGTGTACCAATTGATCGTCCGATGCCACGCTTACAATCGATGATCGATAACGAGATCTCCTTTTTAGTAGGAACAGATAATATTCAAGATGCATGGTCGCCTTTTGGAGACGGAGATATATTAAGAAGGGGATCGAGATTGGCTGAAAAAAATGGCTGGGTCACAGACGAACAGTTGATAGCTGCTTATTCCTATATTACCGGTCGTTCACTGGAACCTGTAATCGGGGAAAAAGCTGATTTTGTTTTGGTAGATGCGCAAAATATTCAACAGGCAATGGCGATTGTACCGAGAAGAGAAGCTGTTTTTGCAGGCGGAAATGTAATTGCCGAGAAAGGTGAATTACTGGATAATTGTCGTTAG
- a CDS encoding amidohydrolase family protein: MLDLLFHNVTIPHSSERMDVGISDGIITYLAKTEDEVAPAKEVIEADGRVLLPGLVEPHIHLDKAYLLDQMEQDATNLTEAIQFTSDLKKSFTKEDIRRRSVKVLEKCVGYGVTHLRCHVEVDPIVGLKGMEVLLELRETFRDQVEIQLVVFPQEGIFKQPGTTDLMEKAMLLGADVVGGIPYNDNDAVEHIDFVFALAAKCNKPIDFHVDFSDDPTQLAIRDIVKRTLAYGYQGKVSVGHLTSLASVPYDEAKLIAADIAKAGISVMALPATDLFLNGRSDQERVRRGVTPVKLLLEKGANVSFGTNNIQNPFTPFGTGDPLDIALLLAHVAQLGTRQDAELLLDMATVQAAKAIGLKDHGIALYNKADFILFDTTNPRQILLERPPRQTIWKRGVKQRTIVTERR, encoded by the coding sequence ATGCTAGATCTGTTGTTTCATAATGTTACCATTCCTCACTCTTCAGAACGAATGGATGTAGGAATTAGCGATGGAATCATTACGTATTTAGCGAAAACAGAGGATGAAGTTGCACCTGCCAAAGAAGTAATAGAAGCGGATGGAAGAGTGCTTTTACCTGGCTTGGTTGAACCGCATATTCATTTAGATAAGGCCTATCTGTTAGATCAAATGGAGCAGGATGCTACTAATTTAACAGAAGCCATCCAATTTACAAGTGATCTAAAGAAATCTTTTACCAAAGAGGATATAAGACGGCGCTCAGTTAAAGTACTGGAGAAATGTGTTGGATACGGTGTAACGCATTTAAGATGTCATGTAGAAGTTGATCCGATTGTCGGTTTGAAGGGAATGGAAGTGTTATTAGAATTAAGGGAAACCTTTCGTGATCAAGTGGAGATCCAGTTAGTAGTCTTTCCTCAGGAAGGGATTTTTAAGCAGCCAGGGACTACTGACTTGATGGAGAAGGCAATGTTGCTCGGTGCAGATGTTGTTGGTGGAATACCTTACAATGATAACGATGCTGTGGAACATATTGATTTTGTGTTTGCGTTAGCAGCTAAATGTAATAAGCCAATTGATTTTCATGTTGATTTTTCAGATGATCCAACACAGCTGGCGATTCGAGATATTGTGAAGCGAACGTTAGCATACGGATATCAAGGCAAGGTATCTGTAGGTCATCTGACATCACTCGCTTCGGTTCCATATGATGAAGCCAAGCTGATTGCAGCGGATATAGCAAAAGCTGGTATCTCGGTTATGGCCTTACCGGCAACTGATTTATTTTTAAACGGCAGATCAGACCAAGAACGTGTCAGACGTGGTGTGACACCCGTCAAGTTATTATTAGAAAAAGGAGCAAATGTTAGCTTCGGTACGAATAATATACAAAATCCTTTTACTCCATTTGGTACTGGTGACCCGTTAGACATCGCTTTATTGCTCGCTCACGTAGCCCAATTAGGAACCCGGCAAGATGCTGAGCTATTACTCGACATGGCCACGGTACAAGCTGCCAAAGCGATCGGCCTAAAGGACCATGGTATCGCACTATACAACAAAGCCGATTTCATTTTATTCGACACCACCAATCCTAGACAAATTCTGTTAGAACGACCTCCACGACAAACTATCTGGAAACGAGGAGTGAAACAGAGGACAATAGTGACAGAAAGACGGTAG
- a CDS encoding ABC transporter ATP-binding protein, which produces MQEAVVFQQVDKIFHNETVALSNFNLSVNQGELVCFLGPSGCGKSTALRMVAGLGEPTNGRVHVFGYSPKQLLEETNDIAFVFQDANLLPWKNVLDNVLLPLRLRGGNKKEQKKEAIRVLKMVGLGDYLKAYPRQLSGGMKMRVSIARALAAKPKLLLMDEPFAALDEITRQALQLELLDIWQKEKMTILFVTHNVYEAVLLSNRIAVMSARPGRLSSLMDIDISFPRPLSIRTNPRFSEYVDLASARLEGRSEREEVL; this is translated from the coding sequence ATGCAAGAAGCAGTGGTATTTCAACAGGTAGATAAAATTTTTCATAATGAAACAGTTGCACTGAGTAATTTTAACTTATCTGTCAATCAAGGAGAATTGGTTTGTTTCTTGGGGCCATCTGGTTGTGGTAAATCGACAGCACTCAGAATGGTAGCTGGCTTGGGAGAACCGACTAATGGTAGAGTACATGTATTTGGTTATTCTCCTAAACAACTGTTAGAAGAGACGAATGATATTGCCTTTGTCTTTCAGGATGCTAATCTTTTACCTTGGAAGAATGTTTTAGATAATGTGTTACTTCCCTTGCGATTAAGAGGTGGCAATAAGAAGGAGCAAAAGAAAGAAGCAATCCGAGTCTTGAAGATGGTTGGCTTGGGTGATTATTTGAAAGCTTATCCCCGTCAGTTATCTGGAGGTATGAAGATGAGGGTATCGATTGCTCGGGCCCTGGCGGCAAAACCGAAGCTGTTGTTAATGGATGAGCCTTTTGCAGCGCTTGATGAGATTACCAGACAAGCACTGCAGCTGGAGTTGCTTGATATTTGGCAAAAGGAGAAGATGACGATACTTTTTGTTACGCATAATGTTTATGAAGCAGTCCTGCTGTCGAACAGAATCGCAGTGATGTCCGCACGGCCGGGAAGGTTATCATCCCTAATGGACATTGATATCTCTTTTCCAAGGCCGTTAAGTATCCGAACGAATCCGAGATTTTCTGAATATGTCGATCTCGCATCAGCGAGATTAGAAGGTCGATCAGAACGTGAGGAGGTTCTTTAA
- a CDS encoding family 43 glycosylhydrolase: MKKIFSLGFLFIVMLVIACVESTDNSSLLAIQDPILMEGNDRAGNEQLPTELKDLKPFKLELDGDSIDSGLYLNGKINIHFQNRKTFDWQSDIGIKYVFVKGGNAGNLYQYKQGDTMDKYLKAPNNRGGKQPEIGHITFYYEEESTQLFENPVIGDGADPWIIRHTDGYYYYTNTTGNNITIWKSKTISGLQDAENKVVWEPEAGAPNSAHIWAPEIHFIDDKWYIYFAASGGDMEKQRMHVLQSETSDPFSEYSYPEGTTYGEITTPSDKWAIDGTILEWNDKHYFAWSGWEGDINVRQNIYIAPMTNPWTISGKRVELSRPEFDWETIGEPHINEGPQFLRNDDGDLFLVYSASGSWTDDYKLGMLTFTGSDPLDPGAWEKSTDPVFEKDPAVGVYGPGHNGFFQSPDGTEDWIIYHAAKFQGAGWNRNVRMQKFTWNEDGTPNFGKPVATGSLLEAPSGEQAGTLTPKVPVVYRFEAEDADVHRARIVENTSASNQAKIGYIDYEDSFVKFDVGLPGGDYTLKIRYSSGNGESASHHVFINEKSMGEINYNGYGYDSWYFAEKDIHLDGKDNKIKLSKGASFAELDFIELVPKKPAYKYEAEHAETTKGQTVNTFDASNKQMVTVNKEDSEMAYRIKVEKSGTYNLELSYRNRTDKVNRHMVVINENNVSEITYPPTSESFESVSIPIELEAGIQTILLSNVHGEIDVDYIQLK, encoded by the coding sequence TTGAAAAAAATCTTTAGTTTAGGCTTTTTGTTTATTGTGATGTTAGTGATAGCTTGTGTGGAATCAACGGATAATTCAAGTTTACTCGCTATACAAGATCCTATTTTAATGGAGGGAAATGACAGGGCAGGGAATGAACAATTACCAACAGAACTAAAAGATCTTAAACCATTTAAGTTAGAATTAGATGGGGATTCGATTGATAGTGGCTTATACCTAAATGGAAAAATTAATATCCATTTTCAAAATCGGAAAACGTTCGATTGGCAGTCTGACATAGGTATAAAATATGTGTTTGTGAAAGGTGGCAATGCCGGAAATCTTTATCAATATAAGCAGGGGGATACAATGGATAAGTATTTAAAAGCGCCAAACAATAGAGGTGGAAAGCAACCAGAAATTGGACATATTACTTTCTATTATGAAGAAGAATCAACACAACTTTTTGAAAATCCAGTGATAGGTGATGGTGCAGATCCATGGATCATCAGGCATACAGATGGTTATTATTATTATACCAATACGACTGGGAATAACATTACCATATGGAAATCGAAAACAATCTCTGGCTTGCAAGATGCAGAAAATAAAGTTGTTTGGGAACCTGAAGCAGGTGCACCAAACAGTGCACACATCTGGGCGCCAGAAATTCACTTCATTGATGATAAATGGTATATCTACTTTGCTGCTTCTGGAGGTGACATGGAGAAACAACGGATGCATGTCCTTCAGTCAGAAACCTCGGACCCGTTTAGCGAATACTCCTATCCGGAAGGAACTACCTATGGAGAAATTACAACTCCATCGGATAAATGGGCGATTGATGGAACTATTCTGGAATGGAATGACAAGCATTATTTTGCGTGGTCTGGTTGGGAAGGTGATATCAATGTGCGTCAGAATATCTATATAGCACCAATGACAAATCCGTGGACAATAAGCGGTAAAAGAGTGGAGTTATCAAGACCAGAATTTGATTGGGAAACGATCGGAGAACCACATATTAATGAAGGACCTCAATTTTTACGAAATGACGATGGAGATCTTTTTCTCGTTTATTCTGCCAGTGGAAGTTGGACAGACGATTATAAATTAGGGATGTTAACCTTCACAGGATCAGACCCTCTTGATCCAGGCGCGTGGGAAAAGAGTACCGATCCTGTTTTTGAAAAAGATCCAGCAGTTGGCGTATACGGCCCGGGTCATAATGGATTTTTCCAATCTCCAGACGGAACGGAGGATTGGATCATTTATCATGCAGCTAAATTTCAAGGGGCTGGTTGGAACCGGAATGTCAGAATGCAAAAATTCACCTGGAATGAAGATGGTACACCGAACTTCGGTAAACCTGTCGCAACAGGATCACTCTTAGAAGCGCCATCGGGTGAACAGGCAGGAACATTAACTCCTAAAGTTCCTGTAGTTTATAGGTTTGAAGCGGAGGATGCCGATGTGCACCGTGCTAGAATTGTAGAAAATACGTCTGCATCTAATCAAGCAAAGATCGGATATATAGACTATGAGGATAGCTTTGTAAAATTTGATGTTGGCCTTCCAGGAGGAGATTATACGTTGAAGATTAGATATTCAAGTGGTAATGGAGAATCAGCTTCCCATCACGTTTTCATTAATGAAAAATCTATGGGAGAGATTAACTATAATGGTTACGGATATGATAGCTGGTATTTTGCAGAGAAAGATATTCATTTGGATGGTAAAGATAATAAAATAAAATTATCGAAAGGGGCTTCATTTGCAGAGCTCGATTTTATTGAACTAGTACCAAAAAAGCCAGCATACAAATATGAAGCAGAACATGCTGAAACAACAAAAGGACAGACGGTTAACACGTTTGATGCATCTAACAAACAAATGGTGACTGTTAATAAAGAGGATAGTGAAATGGCTTATCGTATTAAAGTTGAAAAATCAGGAACATACAATTTAGAGCTATCCTATAGAAATAGAACAGATAAAGTGAATAGACATATGGTTGTCATTAATGAGAATAACGTAAGTGAAATAACGTATCCGCCGACCAGTGAAAGTTTCGAAAGTGTTTCGATTCCGATAGAACTTGAAGCGGGAATACAAACTATTTTATTATCAAATGTACACGGTGAAATAGATGTAGATTATATCCAATTAAAATAG
- a CDS encoding ABC transporter permease — MAMSSMEVTSKTVKKKVHPKKGGVVKKFRAVYLGPIIAFIVFIVAWQVIPSLLALQPFIFPKPTDVVNAVIEDWQLLWPAIQITVGESVLGFIVSGVIGIMASVLLASSKVLERSIYPYAIVLQTIPVVAVAPIVVIWFGAGFNSIIVISFLIGFFPVISNTLLGLNSVDKNLDDLFTLYNASKWQRMWRLRMPSALPYIMAGLKISCTLSIVGAIVGEYIAGIGGGKGGLGYSITVAAVQVKTPYLFACGISAAVLGITFYLLVNLFSHLLLRSWHESEMKAEK, encoded by the coding sequence ATGGCAATGTCATCAATGGAAGTAACCAGTAAAACCGTCAAGAAAAAAGTCCATCCCAAAAAAGGTGGCGTTGTGAAAAAGTTCAGAGCTGTATATCTTGGTCCGATTATTGCATTTATTGTGTTTATTGTAGCATGGCAGGTAATTCCGTCACTGTTAGCACTGCAGCCTTTTATTTTTCCGAAACCGACAGACGTAGTGAATGCGGTGATAGAAGATTGGCAGTTACTATGGCCAGCGATTCAAATCACAGTTGGTGAGTCTGTGCTTGGTTTTATTGTAAGTGGAGTAATAGGGATCATGGCATCTGTCTTACTGGCAAGCTCTAAAGTGTTAGAAAGGAGTATTTATCCGTATGCGATTGTTCTGCAGACGATTCCGGTAGTAGCGGTAGCACCAATTGTAGTGATCTGGTTTGGTGCTGGTTTTAATTCCATCATTGTAATATCTTTCTTAATAGGCTTTTTTCCGGTTATATCCAATACATTATTAGGTCTTAATTCCGTCGATAAAAACCTGGATGATTTGTTTACCCTTTACAATGCTTCGAAATGGCAACGGATGTGGCGATTACGAATGCCGTCTGCTCTGCCTTATATCATGGCAGGCTTGAAGATATCTTGTACGCTCTCCATTGTAGGGGCAATCGTTGGAGAATACATTGCAGGAATTGGTGGTGGAAAAGGGGGACTTGGATACTCCATTACTGTTGCAGCTGTACAAGTAAAAACACCTTATTTGTTTGCCTGCGGTATTTCGGCTGCTGTATTAGGAATTACTTTTTATCTATTAGTAAACCTGTTTTCTCACTTGCTGCTTCGATCGTGGCATGAGTCAGAGATGAAGGCAGAAAAATAA
- a CDS encoding FadR/GntR family transcriptional regulator produces the protein MIVVSETVLKFLLDYIRKKELEVGDKLPSERELVQLLEVGRSSVREALQTLAERGIVEKQPGKGAYLKTTIHDQELEELTTWIPSLDVNKSMDLLEFRKGVEVKITYLAAKRRNEDDLSRLQQAIEDLSRCISNGTSIIVPDLDFHSALAYATHHDIIVPVYHSVVDNFKKVRMEMAINDDVENALYYHQEILKAITEHDSERAGLFMQRHLEDVQFNYRNMLSELNNKVLQEQ, from the coding sequence ATGATTGTAGTGAGTGAAACGGTATTAAAATTTTTGTTAGATTATATTCGTAAGAAAGAACTGGAAGTTGGAGATAAATTGCCTTCAGAGCGTGAGTTGGTGCAATTGCTGGAGGTTGGCAGATCTTCGGTCAGAGAAGCTTTGCAAACACTGGCGGAGCGCGGTATTGTGGAAAAACAGCCAGGTAAAGGAGCGTACTTAAAAACCACGATACATGATCAGGAACTGGAGGAGTTAACAACCTGGATCCCCTCACTTGACGTGAACAAATCTATGGATCTGCTAGAGTTTCGCAAAGGCGTGGAAGTGAAGATTACTTACTTGGCAGCAAAGAGAAGAAATGAGGATGACTTGAGCAGGTTGCAGCAAGCTATCGAAGATTTGTCACGTTGTATTTCGAATGGTACGTCGATTATCGTTCCCGATTTGGATTTTCATTCAGCATTAGCTTACGCTACTCATCATGATATTATTGTCCCCGTCTATCATTCGGTCGTAGACAATTTTAAGAAGGTAAGAATGGAAATGGCGATTAATGATGATGTCGAGAATGCTCTTTACTATCATCAGGAAATTTTAAAAGCCATAACAGAACATGATTCGGAAAGAGCGGGATTATTCATGCAGCGGCATTTAGAAGATGTTCAATTTAATTATCGTAACATGTTATCAGAGTTGAATAACAAAGTGTTGCAAGAACAATAG